Proteins from a genomic interval of Arachis hypogaea cultivar Tifrunner chromosome 10, arahy.Tifrunner.gnm2.J5K5, whole genome shotgun sequence:
- the LOC112716971 gene encoding thioredoxin-like protein CITRX, chloroplastic: protein MVLLHCHQSVATLTLSPISFFSSNSKPFSVSLRNNNNPTFSTRTNSPFSLSTMPRKFLCNPPKGKYVREDYLVKKLSAEEIQELVKGERNVPLIIDFYATWCGPCILMAQELEMLAVEYEKNAMIVKVDTDDEYEFARDMQVRGLPTVFFISPDPNKDAIRTEGLVPIQMMRDIIDNEM from the exons ATGGTTCTTCTCCATTGCCATCAGAGTGTGGCCACACTCACACTCTCACCCATTTCATTCTTCTCTTCCAATTCCAAACCATTCTCCGTTTCTCTTCGCAACAACAACAACCCTACCTTTTCAACAAGAACCAATTCCCCTTTCTCACTCTCCACCATGCCAAGAAAATTCCTCTGCAACCCTCCCAAGGGTAAATACGTCAGAGAAGATTACCTCGTG AAAAAGTTGTCAGCAGAGGAAATTCAAGAGCTTGTAAAGGGAGAAAGAAATGTGCCTCTTATTATTGATTTTTATGCAACATGGTGTGGACCCTGCATCTTAATGGCTCAAGAACTTGAAATG CTTGCAGTTGAGTATGAGAAGAATGCGATGATTGTGAAGGTTGATACAGATGATGAATATGAATTTGCACGGGACATGCAG GTCCGAGGGCTCCCGACTGTGTTCTTCATTAGTCCGGATCCGAACAAGGATGCGATCCGAACCGAAGGCCTGGTCCCGATACAGATGATGAGGGACATCATTGACAATGAAATGTGA
- the LOC112716972 gene encoding uncharacterized protein has protein sequence MEDKDEDSNNNKNNNQHHHNHPKEEPLIIRKHNTIGGGSGSGSGGDRLKRDEWSEGAVSTLLEAYESKWVLRNRAKLKGHDWEDVARHVSSRANSTKSPKTQTQCKNKIESMKKRYRSESATADASSWPLYSRLDLLLRGTGPVPTASTLAASPLPLSPTLQAVPVTVTVAAAAATGSHQSLHFSNNQQPLMLLEQPPSSQALHQPPPPPGAVAAPPPPATTTQNSHGSNGVERVITKEDGLLGTKSCEHISNKNEVETDSSTPALYSEKDKLRCNKRKMKMESNKQRRRKEEMEIAGSIRWLAEVVVRSEQARMDTMKEIEKMRVEAEAKRAEMDLKRTEIIANTQLEIARIFASVNNKGVDSSLRIGRS, from the exons ATGGAAGACAAAGACGAGGACagtaataacaacaaaaataacaaccaaCATCATCATAACCACCCAAAAGAAGAGCCACTAATAATAAGAAAACACAACACTATTGGGGGCGGGAGTGGCAGCGGCAGCGGCGGCGACAGATTAAAGAGAGATGAGTGGAGTGAAGGAGCGGTTTCCACCCTTCTAGAAGCATACGAATCAAAATGGGTTCTTAGAAACAGAGCAAAGCTCAAAGGCCATGACTGGGAAGATGTTGCAAGACACGTGTCATCAAGAGCCAACTCTACAAAATCGCCCAAGACACAAACGCAGTGCAAGAACAAGATCGAGTCCATGAAGAAACGCTACAGATCAGAGTCTGCTACCGCTGATGCTTCATCTTGGCCGTTATATTCACGCCTTGATCTTCTCTTGCGTGGGACGGGGCCTGTGCCCACAGCTTCCACGCTTGCAGCTTCGCCACTGCCACTGTCACCAACACTGCAGGCAGTGCCGGTGACAGTGACGGTGGCTGCTGCTGCAGCGACTGGTTCTCATCAGTCGCTACACTTTAGCAATAACCAACAACCTTTGATGTTGTTGGAGCAGCCGCCGTCGTCACAAGCCCTCCATCAACCACCGCCACCTCCTGGTGCTGTTGCTGCTCCTCCACCTCCTGCCACCACTACGCAAAATTCGCATGGATCCAATGGCGTTGAGAGAGTGATAACAAAG GAAGATGGGTTATTGGGAACAAAGTCATGTGAGCATATATCTAACAAGAATGAAGTAGAGACTGATAGCAGCACACCAGCACTGTATAGTGAAAAGGATAAGCTTAGATGCAacaagaggaagatgaagatggAGAGCAACAAGCAGCGGCGGCGAAAGGAGGAGATGGAGATAGCAGGAAGCATAAGGTGGCTTGCAGAAGTTGTGGTGAGATCGGAGCAAGCAAGAATGGACACAATGAAGGAGATTGAAAAGATGAGAGTCGAAGCTGAGGCCAAGCGCGCTGAAATGGATCTCAAGAGAACTGAAATCATTGCCAATACACAGTTAGAGATTGCTAGAATCTTCGCAAGTGTTAATAACAAAGGTGTGGATTCATCGCTCAGAATTGGCAGAAGTTAA
- the LOC112716975 gene encoding U-box domain-containing protein 16-like, translating into MDLKHQTINTHLSNLSSHSHTTRLAALRHLRLLSNQDPAARPIISAAGAIPHLLDALFSSSHSIQDNAAATLLNISISDRLPLLSTHHLLDAIAHLLSSHATSSSPNAVQSAAATLHCLLSFVPEFRPTVGARRDILHYLIGIIESSDSPRRSVKDALKASFGIALHPPNRAIMVQLGAVSALFHLVTKERIKKIGIMEDATAVIAQIAGCDESEEAFREVSGIPLLSSLLESEGSSLRTKENAVSGLLNVVRCSGEETVMEVREKTVSLAALDGIVYVQDHGSAKGKSKAVALLKLVFDGGSSCNKNCCDLYPVELDS; encoded by the coding sequence ATGGATCTCAAACATCAAACTATTAACACCCACCTTTCTAACCTCTCCTCCCACTCCCACACCACTCGCCTCGCCGCCCTCCGCCATCTCCGCCTTCTCTCCAACCAAGACCCCGCCGCCCGTCCCATCATCTCCGCTGCCGGCGCCATCCCCCACCTCCTTGACGCCCTCTTCTCCTCCTCCCACTCCATCCAGGACAACGCCGCCGCCACCCTCCTCAACATCTCAATCTCCGACCGCCTCCCACTTCTCTCCACGCACCATCTCCTCGACGCCATCGCCCACCTCCTGTCCAGCCACGCCACCTCATCCTCCCCCAACGCCGTCCAGTCCGCCGCCGCCACACTCCACTGCCTCCTCTCCTTCGTCCCTGAATTCCGTCCCACGGTAGGTGCCAGGCGCGACATCCTCCACTATCTCATTGGCATAATCGAATCTTCCGATTCGCCAAGGAGATCAGTGAAGGACGCGCTCAAGGCATCATTTGGAATAGCGCTGCATCCGCCGAACCGGGCCATAATGGTCCAGCTCGGCGCGGTATCAGCACTATTCCATCTGGTGACAAAAgagagaattaaaaaaattggaaTAATGGAAGATGCGACTGCAGTTATAGCGCAAATTGCGGGGTGCGATGAGAGCGAAGAAGCGTTTCGTGAGGTTTCGGGGATTCCGTTGTTGTCGAGTTTGTTAGAGAGCGAAGGAAGTAGCTTGAGGACGAAGGAGAATGCGGTTTCGGGTTTGTTGAATGTGGTGAGGTGTAGTGGTGAAGAAACGGTTATGGAAGTTAGAGAGAAAACCGTTTCTCTTGCGGCCTTGGATGGGATCGTGTACGTGCAGGACCATGGTAGCGCCAAAGGGAAGAGCAAAGCTGTGGCCTTATTGAAGCTTGTGTTTGATGGGGGAAGCAGTTGTAACAAGAATTGTTGCGATTTGTATCCAGTTGAGCTTGACTCTTAG